A single window of Trueperaceae bacterium DNA harbors:
- the dxr gene encoding 1-deoxy-D-xylulose-5-phosphate reductoisomerase, producing MKTISILGSTGSIGTQALDVARWRGYRVRGLAAGRNWTSLLEQVREFGPELVSCDDSVADELRRELPPGTRLASGKEGAKEVAGLVVDSVVAAIPGMAGLEPTAHALAVGRHVALANKEAMVVAGPLMKDLATRSGGTITPLDSEHSALYQCLLGEDPGAVDALVLTASGGPFRQGPADLSNVTPEEALAHPNWSMGPKVTVDSATLFNKGLEVLEAHFLFEVPLERIEVVIHPQSLIHGLVRYADGSIKAQIGPHDMRLPIQYGIEGPRRPPLPLEPLPLQGEWQLLPPDVNRFPCLPLAYRAGEIGGLAPTYLNAADEVAVAAFLEGRLPFPAIARVLAEVLENAPAEPLSWSVLEEADRAARRLAGEACRRLGREMTASDGAQSR from the coding sequence ATGAAGACCATCTCGATACTCGGCTCGACCGGGTCGATCGGCACCCAGGCTCTCGACGTCGCCCGCTGGCGCGGCTACCGGGTCAGGGGCTTGGCGGCCGGCCGCAACTGGACCAGCCTGCTCGAGCAGGTGAGGGAGTTCGGCCCGGAACTCGTCTCCTGCGACGACTCGGTCGCGGACGAGCTGCGAAGGGAGTTGCCGCCTGGGACCCGGCTCGCCAGCGGCAAGGAGGGTGCCAAGGAGGTCGCCGGCCTGGTGGTGGACAGCGTCGTCGCCGCGATCCCCGGGATGGCCGGCCTCGAACCGACCGCTCACGCCCTCGCGGTGGGCCGCCACGTCGCCCTCGCCAACAAGGAGGCGATGGTGGTGGCGGGACCCCTGATGAAGGATCTCGCCACGCGCTCGGGCGGGACCATCACCCCACTCGACTCGGAGCACTCGGCCCTCTACCAATGCCTCTTGGGCGAGGACCCGGGTGCCGTGGATGCGCTCGTACTAACCGCTTCGGGAGGGCCGTTCCGTCAAGGCCCTGCCGACCTGTCGAACGTGACGCCGGAGGAGGCGCTCGCTCACCCCAACTGGTCCATGGGGCCCAAGGTCACCGTAGATTCGGCCACCCTGTTCAACAAGGGGCTCGAGGTGCTGGAGGCCCACTTCCTCTTCGAGGTACCGCTCGAGCGCATCGAGGTCGTAATCCACCCCCAATCGCTCATCCACGGGCTCGTTCGCTACGCCGACGGATCGATAAAGGCGCAGATAGGCCCGCACGACATGCGACTTCCCATCCAGTACGGCATCGAAGGCCCCCGGCGTCCCCCCCTGCCGCTCGAGCCGCTGCCGCTCCAAGGGGAGTGGCAGCTCCTGCCGCCAGATGTGAACCGGTTCCCGTGCCTGCCGCTCGCCTACCGGGCCGGAGAGATCGGCGGACTCGCGCCCACCTACCTGAACGCTGCCGACGAGGTCGCGGTCGCTGCCTTCCTCGAAGGACGTCTCCCGTTCCCCGCCATCGCCCGGGTACTCGCAGAGGTGCTGGAGAACGCGCCCGCGGAGCCACTCAGCTGGAGCGTTCTCGAGGAGGCCGACCGGGCAGCGCGCAGGCTGGCCGGGGAGGCCTGCCGGCGGCTCGGCCGGGAGATGACCGCCAGCGACGGCGCTCAGAGTCGTTAG
- a CDS encoding S4 domain-containing protein has product MNDAGNDTQLLAQAERLASAAHGGRVAHSGFIEPEASARLVHDLARRGLPATAWGGRPGARRRVVTARPSHVPQASTRLTAVYFGGVGADPDLRQELVATGIDEAQLGDLVAHQEGTSVVTLDPPPPELLGVATLKGRPVEPRVVPLERALAGQVKALTVVVPSLRVDVVGAKGFRVSRSYFSKGIAGGKVSVNGVRVGKAGNAEVGDEVYAEGLGRLRLLSVDGETRRGNVKLTLEVESAG; this is encoded by the coding sequence ATGAACGACGCCGGGAACGACACGCAGTTGCTAGCCCAGGCCGAGCGCCTCGCCTCTGCCGCCCACGGTGGGCGTGTCGCCCACAGCGGCTTCATCGAACCGGAGGCCAGCGCCAGGCTGGTCCACGACCTGGCGCGGCGGGGCTTGCCCGCTACGGCCTGGGGCGGGCGGCCGGGAGCCCGCCGCCGGGTGGTCACGGCCCGGCCTTCACACGTTCCCCAGGCGAGCACGCGGCTCACCGCCGTCTACTTCGGCGGCGTCGGGGCAGATCCCGACCTGCGCCAGGAGCTGGTGGCCACCGGCATCGACGAAGCCCAGTTGGGCGACTTGGTGGCCCACCAGGAGGGGACGTCGGTGGTCACGCTCGACCCGCCGCCTCCGGAACTGCTGGGCGTCGCCACGCTGAAGGGACGCCCGGTCGAGCCGCGAGTGGTGCCGCTGGAGAGGGCGCTAGCCGGGCAGGTGAAGGCGCTCACCGTGGTGGTTCCGTCGTTGCGCGTGGACGTCGTGGGAGCGAAGGGGTTCCGCGTTTCGCGTTCCTACTTCTCGAAGGGCATCGCCGGCGGCAAGGTGAGCGTGAACGGAGTTCGGGTAGGGAAGGCGGGCAACGCCGAAGTGGGCGACGAGGTGTACGCCGAGGGGCTCGGACGTCTGCGGTTGCTGAGCGTCGACGGGGAAACCCGCCGTGGGAACGTCAAGCTCACCCTCGAGGTGGAGTCGGCCGGCTGA
- the der gene encoding ribosome biogenesis GTPase Der, with the protein MRKVAIVGRPNVGKSALFNRLIGRREAIVADQPGVTRDVKTARLESEETGSLLLMDTGGLWSGDRWEKDIRVKVEAALEDVDLVLFCVDGRDGLTAGDRQVADWLRGSGAEVLLIATKLDDPQHEETAEYYELYGLGFGEPFPTSAEHARGTFELLEEIAGRLPAEDDWVEEETVRVAIIGRPNVGKSSLLNAIVGDERVIVADVPGTTRDSVDVEFHFAGRPFVLVDTAGIRRKPDADLEYYSKLRSEKALQSADVAILVVDPFELGDHELRLANLALEGGKPVVVAINKWDLVSDEKLKEFEGLVDSQLGHISFAPKVYTSAINDYGLHELLATVIRVYDTARRRVTTGELNGWIDVWTQRQTPPNFHGKPLKLFYATQADVAPPTFVFSVNSEQFVTRPYEQYLRNRIREDLGFQEVPFRMIFKSRSKEGGKRVRL; encoded by the coding sequence TTGCGTAAGGTTGCGATAGTCGGACGCCCGAACGTAGGCAAGTCGGCGCTCTTCAACCGCTTGATAGGCCGTCGCGAGGCGATCGTTGCCGACCAGCCGGGGGTAACCCGTGACGTCAAGACCGCTCGCCTCGAGAGCGAGGAGACCGGCAGCCTGCTGCTGATGGACACCGGTGGTCTCTGGTCGGGAGACCGCTGGGAGAAGGACATCCGGGTGAAGGTCGAGGCCGCGCTCGAGGACGTGGACCTGGTGCTCTTCTGCGTTGACGGGCGTGATGGGCTTACGGCCGGTGACCGGCAGGTGGCCGACTGGTTGCGCGGCAGCGGTGCCGAAGTGTTGCTCATCGCCACGAAACTGGACGACCCGCAGCACGAGGAGACCGCGGAGTATTACGAGCTGTACGGGCTCGGGTTCGGCGAACCGTTCCCCACCTCGGCCGAGCACGCCAGGGGTACTTTCGAACTGCTCGAGGAGATCGCCGGGCGACTCCCGGCCGAAGACGACTGGGTCGAGGAGGAGACGGTACGGGTCGCCATCATCGGCCGGCCGAACGTGGGCAAGTCGAGCCTGCTCAACGCCATCGTGGGCGACGAACGGGTGATCGTCGCCGACGTGCCCGGCACCACCCGCGACTCGGTAGACGTCGAGTTCCACTTCGCCGGCAGGCCGTTCGTGCTGGTAGACACCGCCGGTATCCGTCGCAAGCCGGACGCCGACCTCGAGTACTACTCGAAACTCAGGTCCGAGAAAGCGCTGCAATCGGCGGACGTTGCCATCCTCGTCGTGGACCCGTTCGAACTGGGCGACCACGAACTCCGCCTCGCCAACCTCGCGCTCGAAGGCGGCAAGCCGGTAGTAGTGGCGATAAACAAGTGGGATCTCGTCAGCGACGAGAAGCTGAAGGAGTTCGAGGGGCTCGTCGACAGTCAGCTGGGCCATATCTCGTTCGCGCCCAAGGTCTACACCAGCGCCATCAACGACTACGGCCTGCACGAACTCCTGGCCACGGTGATCAGGGTCTACGACACCGCGCGCCGGCGGGTGACGACCGGGGAGTTGAACGGCTGGATCGATGTCTGGACCCAGCGCCAGACCCCGCCGAACTTCCATGGGAAGCCGCTCAAGCTGTTCTACGCCACCCAGGCCGACGTCGCCCCGCCTACGTTCGTCTTCAGCGTCAACAGCGAGCAGTTCGTCACTCGGCCTTACGAGCAGTACCTGCGCAACCGCATCCGTGAGGACCTCGGCTTCCAGGAGGTGCCGTTCCGAATGATCTTCAAGTCACGCTCGAAGGAGGGTGGCAAGCGGGTGCGGTTGTAG
- the fmt gene encoding methionyl-tRNA formyltransferase: MRLVFFGSPAFALPSLLALQQRFEVVLVVSQPDKPAGRGMSSSPPPVARKARELGLELAQPARLKGNDEFARRLAELEPDVAVTAAYGKILPRSLLDVPSHGFLNVHASLLPAYRGAAPIQWAIINGEEETGVSIMQTEAGLDTGPVCLQRRCRIGPDERAPELFDRLAELGAAAICEALERLGRGELECRPQDDDAATLAPMLTRAHGEIDWRRPAKASFDRFRGTYGWPGSRFGFRGKWVRVYEMRPADGAGEPGEVLEVSGAGLVVACGEGALLLEVVQAEGKARNRARDWANGYGVKVGSRLA, translated from the coding sequence GTGAGGCTGGTCTTCTTCGGCTCGCCGGCGTTCGCTCTCCCCTCGCTCCTCGCCCTGCAGCAGCGATTCGAGGTCGTTCTGGTCGTGAGCCAACCCGACAAACCGGCCGGCAGGGGGATGAGCAGCAGCCCTCCACCGGTGGCGCGAAAGGCGCGCGAACTGGGCCTGGAGTTGGCGCAACCGGCTCGCCTGAAGGGGAACGACGAGTTCGCCCGGCGACTCGCCGAACTGGAGCCGGACGTTGCCGTCACCGCGGCCTACGGGAAGATCTTGCCGCGGTCACTGCTGGACGTACCGAGCCACGGCTTCCTCAACGTCCACGCCAGCCTGCTTCCCGCCTACCGTGGCGCGGCCCCCATCCAGTGGGCGATCATCAACGGTGAGGAGGAGACCGGGGTGAGCATCATGCAGACGGAAGCTGGGCTCGACACCGGTCCCGTCTGCCTCCAACGGCGGTGCCGGATCGGACCGGACGAGCGCGCTCCTGAGCTTTTCGACCGGCTCGCCGAACTGGGCGCGGCTGCGATCTGCGAGGCGCTCGAACGCCTGGGGCGAGGCGAACTGGAGTGCCGGCCGCAGGACGACGACGCGGCCACGCTGGCGCCGATGCTGACCAGGGCTCACGGCGAGATCGACTGGCGGCGCCCCGCGAAGGCGAGCTTCGATAGGTTCCGCGGCACCTACGGTTGGCCGGGCAGCCGCTTCGGATTCCGCGGCAAGTGGGTGCGGGTGTACGAGATGCGGCCCGCCGATGGCGCCGGTGAACCGGGCGAGGTGCTGGAGGTGAGCGGGGCCGGTCTGGTAGTCGCCTGCGGTGAGGGAGCGTTGCTGCTCGAAGTGGTGCAGGCCGAGGGCAAGGCCCGCAACCGGGCCCGCGACTGGGCGAACGGCTACGGGGTGAAGGTGGGGAGCCGGCTTGCGTAA
- the def gene encoding peptide deformylase encodes MIRTIRYYGDPVLRRPARPVTRFDEELARLAEDMIETMHDDEGVGLAAPQVGEPLRLFVASRCRRNEDGELEHLEDFVMVNPQITQRKGAQVVPEGCLSIPGLYVEELERDLKVRVSYQDLQGKAQELEAEGHFAQVLQHEYDHLEGILFFDRLPEEERRAFLEEHRADLARLQRQAKALLKELRSKGAERSR; translated from the coding sequence TTGATCCGAACCATCCGCTACTACGGCGACCCGGTGCTGCGCCGTCCGGCCCGGCCGGTCACCCGCTTCGACGAAGAGCTGGCGCGCCTGGCGGAAGACATGATCGAAACCATGCACGACGACGAAGGGGTGGGGCTCGCCGCTCCTCAGGTCGGCGAGCCGCTGCGCCTCTTCGTGGCCAGCAGATGCCGGCGCAACGAGGATGGTGAGTTGGAGCACCTCGAGGACTTCGTCATGGTCAATCCGCAGATCACCCAGCGCAAGGGGGCCCAGGTGGTCCCCGAAGGGTGCCTCTCGATACCCGGACTCTACGTCGAGGAGCTCGAGCGCGACCTGAAGGTGCGGGTCAGCTACCAGGACCTGCAGGGCAAGGCGCAAGAGCTGGAGGCTGAGGGTCACTTCGCGCAGGTGCTGCAGCACGAATACGATCACCTCGAAGGGATACTCTTCTTCGACCGCCTGCCCGAAGAGGAGCGCCGGGCTTTCCTCGAGGAGCACCGGGCAGACCTGGCCCGGCTCCAGCGCCAGGCCAAGGCACTCCTCAAGGAGCTCCGTTCGAAGGGCGCCGAACGAAGCCGGTGA
- a CDS encoding CdaR family protein: MRLVHRLLSILLHAWPQKLGALVLATLIWMFVNVNDTSITQRSLFVPISVEGLQSNSVATGLPEFVEVTVAGPSGQVDRLRPDNFQAVLDLEGQSGSFEEPITVLSPQAVELRRVNPSDVIGTVEAVTEKTVPVDVVIIGSGPGDVKVITTVEPAEVTVRARSSTLAQVARALAPVRPAPGDRATTPFAVNTAGLPVSGVQIQPSEVQVSVAEQPVLITRDVPVDLQTPAVPGFTVTAGLEQEQVRLVGPPSILASLESVPATVSLQTEEPQVGGYTLPVTLELPEGVQAVGTVAANVRLSRPPVRPN; the protein is encoded by the coding sequence ATGAGGCTGGTACACCGCCTCCTAAGCATCCTCCTCCACGCCTGGCCCCAGAAGCTCGGCGCCCTGGTGCTCGCGACCCTCATCTGGATGTTCGTCAACGTCAACGACACCTCGATCACCCAGCGTTCACTGTTCGTACCGATCAGCGTCGAGGGGCTCCAGTCCAACAGCGTCGCCACCGGCCTGCCCGAGTTCGTCGAGGTGACGGTCGCCGGTCCCAGCGGTCAGGTCGACCGCCTTCGGCCCGACAATTTCCAGGCGGTGCTCGACCTGGAGGGGCAGAGCGGCTCGTTCGAGGAGCCGATAACCGTGCTCTCGCCGCAAGCTGTCGAGCTCAGGAGGGTGAACCCGAGTGACGTCATCGGCACTGTCGAAGCGGTTACCGAGAAGACCGTGCCCGTGGATGTGGTCATCATCGGCAGCGGTCCCGGCGACGTGAAGGTGATCACGACGGTCGAACCGGCCGAGGTGACGGTAAGGGCACGCTCCTCCACCCTGGCGCAGGTGGCCAGGGCGCTGGCGCCGGTGCGACCCGCGCCCGGGGACCGCGCCACCACACCCTTCGCAGTGAACACAGCCGGGCTGCCCGTCTCCGGGGTGCAGATCCAGCCGAGCGAGGTGCAGGTGAGCGTCGCCGAGCAACCGGTGCTGATAACGCGTGACGTACCCGTCGACCTGCAGACGCCGGCCGTGCCAGGCTTCACGGTGACCGCCGGCTTGGAGCAGGAGCAGGTGCGTCTGGTCGGGCCGCCCAGCATCCTTGCTTCGCTCGAAAGCGTGCCGGCGACGGTCTCTCTGCAGACCGAAGAGCCGCAGGTGGGTGGGTATACTCTGCCCGTGACGCTGGAACTGCCAGAAGGCGTGCAAGCCGTAGGAACGGTCGCCGCCAACGTCCGGCTGTCGCGTCCCCCCGTTCGGCCCAACTAG
- the cdaA gene encoding diadenylate cyclase CdaA encodes MWFLESFRLLDLIDILIIAVFLYQGYQLLIGSRAWNVLRGLAALIGLWFLATQIGLEATKWVFDSVAPVFFIALVVVFQPELRAALERVGRGRLNRAAAGNPVQEIMTAVRELAAQRRGALIAIEQRTPLKEYGRNGTELNSPVTAALLHTIFASQGPLHDGGVIIREEVVAYAGAIFPLSERHEGWSAKHGTRHRAALGLSEVTDALVMVVSEERGTVSLARDGILRSDMAPADVLKALREAYGE; translated from the coding sequence TTGTGGTTTCTTGAATCGTTCCGCCTGCTGGACCTGATCGACATCCTCATCATCGCGGTCTTCCTCTACCAGGGCTACCAACTGCTCATCGGGTCCCGAGCCTGGAACGTGTTACGTGGCCTTGCGGCGCTCATCGGCCTCTGGTTCCTCGCGACGCAGATCGGGCTGGAGGCGACCAAGTGGGTGTTCGACAGCGTCGCGCCGGTCTTCTTCATAGCGCTCGTCGTCGTCTTCCAACCCGAACTGCGCGCAGCGCTCGAGCGCGTGGGCCGGGGGCGGCTCAACAGGGCCGCTGCCGGCAATCCCGTGCAGGAGATCATGACGGCGGTCCGCGAACTCGCCGCCCAGAGGCGCGGCGCTCTCATCGCCATCGAACAACGAACCCCGCTCAAGGAGTATGGCCGCAACGGGACCGAACTCAACTCCCCTGTCACGGCCGCTCTGCTGCACACGATCTTCGCCTCGCAGGGTCCGCTTCACGACGGCGGGGTGATCATCCGGGAAGAGGTAGTTGCCTACGCCGGCGCGATATTCCCGCTCTCCGAGCGCCACGAGGGGTGGAGCGCCAAGCACGGCACCCGCCACCGGGCGGCACTCGGCCTCTCAGAGGTGACCGACGCGCTCGTCATGGTCGTGAGCGAGGAGCGGGGCACGGTGAGCCTGGCGCGCGACGGTATCCTGCGCAGTGACATGGCCCCCGCCGACGTCCTCAAGGCCCTCCGGGAGGCGTACGGCGAATGA
- a CDS encoding metallophosphoesterase, translating into MRILAVADAVSPVVYSERFPQNLGPIDLVLSAGDMPGHVLEFMATKLKVPPVFVLGNHGNGYVRDRTGDELTLPGGCINAHRRVVEVGGLLIAGVEGSARYRPGDGQYSEFEMALHCWSLAPRLTWNRAVKGRALDILLTHAPPKGPHEGSDYPHRGIPAFNEFVRRWRPKLHVHGHVHLTGANAPREYVTDEGVRVINAFEFTLIEIPEPARSC; encoded by the coding sequence ATGCGGATCCTGGCGGTTGCCGACGCCGTCTCGCCGGTCGTCTACTCCGAACGCTTCCCGCAGAACCTGGGACCGATCGACCTGGTCCTTTCGGCCGGCGATATGCCCGGTCACGTGCTCGAGTTCATGGCCACCAAACTGAAGGTGCCGCCGGTCTTCGTGTTGGGGAACCATGGCAACGGCTACGTTAGGGACCGGACCGGCGACGAGTTGACTCTGCCGGGCGGCTGCATCAACGCTCACCGCCGGGTAGTCGAGGTTGGTGGCCTGCTCATCGCCGGGGTCGAAGGCAGCGCTCGCTACCGCCCGGGCGATGGACAGTACAGCGAGTTCGAGATGGCCCTGCACTGCTGGTCGCTGGCGCCGCGCCTGACCTGGAACAGGGCCGTGAAGGGCCGGGCCCTCGACATCCTGCTCACCCATGCTCCGCCCAAGGGGCCGCACGAGGGGAGCGACTACCCGCACCGCGGCATCCCGGCGTTCAACGAGTTCGTGAGGCGCTGGCGTCCCAAGCTGCACGTCCACGGGCACGTTCATCTGACCGGTGCCAACGCTCCCCGGGAGTACGTCACCGACGAAGGGGTACGTGTGATCAACGCCTTCGAGTTCACCCTCATCGAGATCCCCGAGCCCGCGAGATCCTGCTGA
- a CDS encoding methylmalonyl-CoA mutase family protein has translation MKEKKRWLAEEYAEATERTEERDYPFRTLSGIEADPVYTHEDLESFDPDTELNYPGSYPYTRGVQASMYRGKLWTMRMFAGMGSAEQTNERFKRLLDAGQTGLSTAFDLPTLMGYDSDHPFSKGEVGKCGVAVSSLADMEVLFEGIDPAAVTTSMTINSPANAIWAMYLAMAENKGVPLVELGGTIQNDILKEFIAQKEYIFPPAPSVKLVIDTFEWGPANVPKWNFVSVSGYHIREAGSTAVQELAFTLADGIHYVRKAIERGLDVDEFAPRISFFFNLHNDFFEEIAKLRAARRIWARQMREVFGARNPRSWMLRTHAQTAGVSLTAQQPLVNVARVAIQALAGVLGGTNSLHTDAYDEALALPSEEAATLALRTQQVIAYETGVASTVDPLAGSYYLENLTNEMERQALAYFDQIDALGGVEKAIEAGFFAREIGDAAYEQQAEIDSGERIIVGVNRYAAEYPEVPIERIDPEVERRQAERLARVRRERDEERARRALDSLREAAARGSNTMPAFLEAAHAYCTLGEQMDVLRAVYGVYEEPVLI, from the coding sequence ATGAAGGAAAAGAAGCGCTGGTTGGCAGAGGAGTACGCCGAGGCCACCGAGCGGACCGAGGAGCGCGACTACCCGTTCCGGACGCTCTCCGGGATCGAGGCCGATCCGGTCTACACGCACGAGGACCTCGAGTCGTTCGACCCCGACACCGAACTGAACTACCCGGGCAGCTACCCCTACACGAGAGGGGTACAGGCCTCGATGTACCGCGGCAAGCTCTGGACCATGCGGATGTTCGCAGGCATGGGCAGCGCCGAGCAGACCAACGAGCGCTTCAAGCGCCTGCTGGACGCCGGTCAGACGGGACTCTCCACGGCCTTCGACCTGCCCACGCTCATGGGCTACGACAGCGACCACCCCTTCTCCAAGGGGGAGGTGGGCAAGTGCGGGGTGGCGGTTTCCAGCCTGGCCGACATGGAGGTCCTCTTCGAGGGCATCGATCCGGCCGCAGTTACCACCTCGATGACGATCAACTCCCCTGCCAACGCCATCTGGGCCATGTATCTGGCGATGGCCGAGAACAAGGGTGTGCCGCTGGTCGAGCTCGGGGGAACGATCCAGAACGACATCCTCAAGGAGTTCATCGCGCAGAAGGAGTACATCTTCCCACCGGCTCCGTCGGTGAAGTTGGTGATCGACACGTTCGAGTGGGGGCCGGCCAACGTGCCCAAGTGGAACTTCGTCTCGGTCTCCGGCTATCACATCCGCGAGGCCGGCTCGACGGCGGTACAGGAGCTCGCCTTCACCCTCGCCGACGGCATCCACTACGTCCGCAAGGCCATCGAGCGGGGCCTCGACGTCGACGAGTTCGCTCCGCGCATCTCCTTCTTCTTCAACCTCCACAACGACTTCTTCGAAGAGATCGCGAAGCTGCGGGCCGCCCGGAGGATCTGGGCCAGGCAGATGCGGGAGGTCTTCGGCGCCCGCAATCCGCGCTCATGGATGTTGCGAACGCACGCCCAGACAGCCGGGGTTTCGCTCACCGCTCAGCAGCCGCTCGTGAATGTCGCCAGGGTCGCGATCCAGGCGCTGGCGGGCGTGCTGGGAGGCACCAACAGCCTCCATACCGATGCCTACGACGAGGCTCTGGCTCTCCCCAGCGAGGAGGCGGCGACCCTCGCTCTGCGCACGCAGCAGGTGATCGCTTACGAGACCGGGGTGGCTAGCACCGTCGATCCTCTCGCCGGCTCCTACTACCTCGAGAATCTGACCAACGAGATGGAGCGTCAGGCGCTCGCCTACTTCGATCAGATCGACGCCCTGGGTGGCGTTGAGAAGGCGATCGAGGCGGGATTCTTCGCCCGTGAGATCGGGGACGCCGCCTACGAGCAGCAGGCCGAGATCGACAGCGGCGAGCGGATCATCGTAGGGGTCAATCGGTATGCCGCAGAATATCCCGAGGTGCCGATCGAGAGGATCGACCCCGAAGTCGAACGACGTCAGGCCGAGAGGCTGGCGCGGGTCAGGCGCGAGCGGGACGAGGAGCGGGCCCGAAGGGCACTGGATAGCCTGCGCGAGGCGGCGGCGCGGGGCAGCAACACCATGCCGGCGTTCCTCGAGGCGGCTCACGCCTACTGCACGCTGGGCGAGCAGATGGACGTGTTGCGCGCCGTATACGGGGTCTACGAAGAGCCGGTACTGATCTGA